The following coding sequences lie in one Xyrauchen texanus isolate HMW12.3.18 chromosome 25, RBS_HiC_50CHRs, whole genome shotgun sequence genomic window:
- the LOC127619332 gene encoding 40S ribosomal protein S12-like produces MAEEGIAAGGVMDVNTALPEVLKTALIHDGLARGIREAAKALDKRQAHLCVLAANCDEPMYVKLVEALCAEHQINLIKVDDNKKLGEWVGLCKIDREGKPRKVVGCSCVVIKDYGKESQAKDVIEEHFKSKK; encoded by the exons ATGGCCGAGGAAGG CATTGCTGCTGGAGGTGTGATGGATGTCAACACCGCTCTGCCCGAAGTGCTGAAGACCGCACTCATCCACGACGGGCTGGCCCGCGGTATCCGTGAGGCTGCTAAAGCCCTCGACAA GCGCCAGGCTCATCTTTGCGTCCTGGCAGCAAACTGTGACGAGCCCATGTACGTCAAGCTGGTGGAGGCTCTCTGTGCCGAGCATCAGATCAATCTAATCAAG gTTGATGACAACAAGAAGCTTGGTGAGTGGGTTGGTCTGTGCAAGATCGACAGAGAGGGCAAACCCCGCAAGGTTGTGGGCTGCAGCTGTGTAGTCATCAAG GACTATGGCAAAGAGTCTCAGGCCAAGGATGTCATTGAGGAGCACTTCAAATCTAAGAAATAA
- the LOC127619333 gene encoding SH3 domain-binding glutamic acid-rich-like protein 3, producing MSITVYYSSVSGSRELKQQQTEIFQFLDAKKIKYRVVDITETTDKKEEMRKKVGNPSAMPPQVFNGDKYCGDYQKFFDAVEDGKTEAFFKF from the exons ATGTCCATCACAGTCTATTACAGTAGTGTGAGTGGCTCCAGAGAG CTGAAGCAACAGCAGACTGAGATTTTCCAGTTCCTGGATGCTAAGAAGATCAAGTACCGTGTGGTGGACATAACAGAAACCACAGACAAGAAAGAGGAGATGCGGAAAAAAGTGGGAAACCCCTCAGCGATGCCTCCGCAAGTCTTTAATGGAGACAAATATTGTGGG gaCTATCAGAAGTTTTTTGATGCAGTGGAGGATGGGAAAACAGAGGCATTCTTCAAATTCTGA